In Toxoplasma gondii ME49 chromosome VIII, whole genome shotgun sequence, a single genomic region encodes these proteins:
- a CDS encoding R3H domain-containing protein (encoded by transcript TGME49_269740): MSSLDRLVDLHRKLLQVEHAAETEELESALKTLSLTELEAQGVVLPRLVIHQVRSGLYSRTLVDFCTKRAAQVFQERQKKQSEPSEEAAAAAALLPPQHRFTPGDIVGVFEGPYAQQTAGSAGALASGVVHKVHVQVLSVAFESDEWLGRPERADGAAPGGKGRHEDESRGTFHLALISSSVTIDRQLRALERLKNYAPNGPAQTLINLCFGNQQPQPLSPGPHLAKEATVSREADLTVGTHREISDISDSSYCPSSVSSSSFLDLSGCGVSWFSPTLTESQKRAVLLGLRSRDLALIHGPPGTGKSTALLELLLQLASRGARVLACAPSNVAVDNLLERVAAFANVNSNASLEASRLAGRLRRCVRLGHPARVDENLSRFCLESQVQRSEGAALSREIRLELDRSLEMLRDRKKLERHMQRRQKETRGSGPTGLGESSALSSSTRASTWSQAKRELREEIQTLRRELRAFERRAVEEVLEQSPIVFATCVGSDNEALKQFFAPPGDASGKPGRSGFDVVVIDEAAQALEAVCWIPLLYGHRAVLAGDHCQLPPTIKSRKAEDGGLGVTLFERQMHAQHGPRISQLLDTQFRMHRKIMGWSNEQFYHGALRAADSVASRLLEAKYPRLKDETEHRGKRGEADLGQRADSSPGKRADGELETFATCVAPPFLWIDTAGVSWLEEDNQEEDHSLLRQASASSTALQLHASKSNRGEAALVVKRLQDLVWNFGVKPEDICIITPYRQQVQLLRQYLREAAEAAPALALGKKEGEARERETDSLRASFAHIPVNTVDGFQGREGEVVAISLVRSNRKHEVGFLKDVRRLNVAVTRAKCHLLIVGDSETIAAADNETEAENAEVGDRGGKEPGGGQKTEGGEGSEQVGVRSAREILRSLFHYASEKGEVRSALEFIDISEVPGAKERKPKSQALAAAHAARTPSEFPKALAGSGLEKSGKGLSKAAAKKKRQERKKLQGEGAGDEAAGSRVEGKEGQRRFGGDRAREKEETDSLEKKYRNILVQFVKQADQAARQSRSSPSYTFPASLTAYERKVVHTLATELGLSHVSLGERGERKIVVGREHKGEARAASAATYDEALVGSATVEAPGGSSGSSESDAEADERRNAEGRVVEGEREACDEDTEVSEEEKSVKPYSPIRKKKPKKKGEKEALEPEKKGEEDDFDALIDSLSKEDWACGSPRCQASTKVLGRVCPFCRKRFCFSHSMPEIHGCGDAASAHARKNFRESVTRERRRDEAEKRTGAESGNSIFLGKSYAGNSWAQTQSQKKLRDKIEQEKKKRLAKKKGESAKK, translated from the exons ATGTCGTCGCTCGACCGGCTGGTGGACCTCCACCGGAAGCTGTTGCAGGTTGAGCATGCTGCTGAGACGGAGGAGTTGGAGAGCGCGCTGAAGACGCTGTCTCTGACAGAGTTGGAAGCCCAGGGCGTggtgcttcctcgtcttgtcATTCACCAAGTTCGCAGCGGGCTGTACTCTCGTACCCTCGTGGACTTCTGCACGAAGCGAGCTGCACAGGTCTTCCAAGAGCGacaaaagaagcagagcgaaCCATCTGAAGAGGCCGCAGCTGCGGCCGCCCTGCTCCCGCCCCAGCACCGGTTCACACCCGGAGACATTGTCGGCGTCTTCGAAGGACCGTATGCGCAGCAGACTGCCGGCAGTGCAGGCGCGCTTGCCTCAGGTGTCGTTCACAAAGTGCATGTGCAGGTCCTCTCGGTCGCCTTCGAAAGCGATGAGTGGCTAGGCAGACCGGAGAGGGCGGACGGCGCCGCTCCGGGCGGGAAGGGGAGACATGAGGATGAGAGCCGTGGAACCTTCCACCTCGCCCTCATCTCCAGCAGCGTGACGATCGACAGACAGCTCAGAGCGCTCGAGCGCCTGAAGAACTACGCACCAAATGGACCCGCCCAGACGCTCATCAATCTCTGTTTTGGCAATCAACAGCCTCAGCCCCTGTCTCCCGGACCTCATCTTGCAAAAGAAGCGACAGTGTCACGCGAAGCAGACCTCACAGTTGGAACCCACCGTGAAATCTCCGATATCTCTGACTCCTCCTattgtccttcttctgtttcatcttcgtcttttcttgaCTTGTCTGGCTGCGGTGTTTCGTGGTTCTCTCCCACTCTGACGGAGTCGCAGAAGCGTGCAGTCCTTCTGGGGCTTCGGTCGCGGGACTTGGCGCTGATTCACGGACCCCCAGGGACGGGGAAGTCGACGGCGCTGCTCGAGCTGCTCCTCCAGCTCGCGAGCCGCGGCGCCCGCgtgcttgcatgcgcgccgaGCAACGTTGCCGTCGACAACCTCCTGGAGCGCGTAGCTGCGTTCGCGAATGTGAATTCGAATGCCTCCTTGGAAGCCTCGCGTCTGGCAGGGCGACTGCGGAGGTGCGTCCGCCTGGGACACCCGGCCCGTGTCGACGAGAACCTCTCCAGGTTCTGTCTCGAGAGTCAGGTCCAGcgcagcgaaggcgccgcGCTCTCTCGAGAGATCCGCCTCGAGCTCGACCGCAGTCTGGAGATGCTCAGGGACCGgaagaagctcgagagaCACATGCAGCGCAGGCaaaaggagacgcggggATCCGGTCCGACAGGGCTCGGAGAAAGCTCCGCGCTTAGCAGCAGTACGCGGGCGAGCACGTGGAGCCAGGCGAAGCGGGAACTGCGCGAAGAAATCCAAACTCTGAGGAGGGAGCTGCGCGCCTTCGAGCGAAGGGCCGTCGAGGAAGTGCTCGAGCAGAGTCCGATCGTCTTCGCGACATGCGTCGGCTCAGACAACGAGGCGCTAAAACAGTTCTTCGCACCCCCCGGGGACGCCAGCGGGAAACCCGGGCGCAGTGGATTCGACGTCGTCGTCATCGACGAAGCCGCACAG gcGCTGGAAGCAGTCTGCTGGATTCCCCTGCTGTACGGCCACCGGGCGGTCCTGGCAGGGGACCACTGCCAGCTGCCGCCGACAATCAAGAGTCGGAAAGCGGAGGATGGCGGCCTGGGCGTGACGCTCTTCGAGCggcaaatgcatgcgcagcatGGGCCTCGCATTTCGCAACTCCTCGACACACAGTTTCGCATGCACCGGAAAATCATGGGCTGGAGCAACGAGCAGTTCTACCATGGGGCCCTTCGCGCAGCTGACTCCGTGGCTTCTCGGCTCCTCGAGGCCAAGTACCCGCGActgaaagacgaaacagagcaccgaggaaagcgaggagaagcggacCTGGGACAAAGAGCAGACTCGAGCCCAGGAAAGCGCGCCGATGGCGAACTGGAGACATTTGCGACGTGCGTCGCACCTCCGTTTCTGTGGATTGACACGGCAGGCGTCTCCTGGCTCGAGGAAGACAACCAAGAGGAGGACCACAGTCTGCTGCGGCAGGCATCGGCTTCCTCGACCGCGctgcaactgcatgcgtcaaaAAGCAACCGGGGTGAGGCCGCCCTGGTCGTGAAGAGGCTGCAGGATCTCGTGTGGAACTTCGGAGTGAAGCCCGAAGATATATGCATCATCACGCCGTACAGACAGCAggtgcagctgctgcggcaATACCTGAGAGAGGCGGCCGAGGCGGCACCTGCGCTCGCGttggggaagaaggaaggcgaagcgcgGGAGCGCGAGACCGACAGCCTGCGCGCCAGCTTCGCGCACATCCCCGTCAACACTGTGGACGGGTTCcagggcagagaaggcgaggttGTTGCCATCTCTCTGGTCCGCAGCAATAGAAAACATGAAGTCGGATTTCTCAAAGACGTTCGCAGACTCAACGTTGCCGTGACGCGCGCCAAGTGCCATCTTCTCATTGTCGGGGACTCCGAGACTATCGCCGCTGCAgacaacgagacagaagcagagaatgCAGAGGtaggagacaggggaggcAAGGAGCCTGGGGGAGGTCAGAAGACGGAGGggggagagggaagcgagcaAGTGGGGGTGCGGTCGGCGAGAGAGATCTTGCGGTCTTTGTTTCACTacgcgagcgagaagggTGAAGTTCGGAGCGCCCTGGAGTTCATCGATATCTCGGAAGTCCCGGGGgccaaagagagaaagccgaaAAGCCAGGCGTTGGCGGCAGCGCATGCGGCAAGGACACCGAGTGAATTTCCGAAGGCGCTGGCAGGCTCTGGGCTGGAGAAATCTGGCAAGGGTCTAAGCAAagcggcagcgaagaaaaagaggcaagagcgaaagaaactgCAGGGTGAAGGCGCGGGGGACGAGGCGGCTGGGAGCCGAGTGGAAGGCAAGGAAGGCCAACGCCGATTCGGAGGCGACCGCgcaagggagaaagaagagacggattcgctggagaagaaatACCGAAATATCTTGGTGCAGTTTGTGAAGCAAGCCGACCAAGCGGCGCGTCAGTCTCGCTCGTCGCCCTCGTATACCTTCCCGGCTTCGCTGACAGCCTACGAACGCAAAGTCGTGCACACACTTGCGACTGAGTTGGGACTTTCTCATGTCTCTTTGGGGGaacgtggagagaggaagatcGTCGTGGGTCGCGAGCATAAGGGCGAGGCGCGGGCAGCCTCGGCAGCGACATACGACGAGGCCCTCGTGGGGTCAGCAACTGTGGAAGCTCCAGGAGGGAGTTCTGGGAGCAGCGAAAGCGAcgcggaagcagacgagcgaagaaacgcggaggGCAGAGtcgtcgaaggagagagagaggcgtgcgatgaagacacagaagtcagcgaggaagagaagtcaGTGAAGCCGTATTCTCCGatacggaagaagaagccgaagaagaagggagagaaggaggcgttGGAgcccgagaaaaaaggagaggaagacgacttCGACGCACTGATAGACAGCCTGTCGAAGGAAGACTGGGCCTGCGGCTCTCCTCGGTGTCAAGCGTCGACGAAAGTGCTCGGCCGCGTATGTCCGTTCTGTCGAAAAcgcttttgcttctctcacTCGATGCCGGAGATCCACGGCTGCGGAGATGCGGCTTCGGCGCATGCGCGGAAGAACTTCAGAGAGTCGgtgacgcgagagagaagacgagacgaggcagagaaacgaactgGGGCTGAGAGTGGAAACTCGATCTTCCTGGGAAAGTCGTACGCAGGTAATTCCTGGGCCCAGACACAATCTCAGAAGAAACTCCGCGACAAGATTgagcaggagaaaaaaaaacgactGGCCAAGAAAAAGGgcgagagcgcgaagaagtGA
- a CDS encoding myosin-light-chain kinase (encoded by transcript TGME49_269730): protein MNYYTFENSSDAAAASAAAAVPPAPSTRGTLPNGVASVPRGDIRLCLPDTLPNDIPIRRTTKSCFEGYRVLESIGAGTYAHVWKVARTGISKVVKDDTGHGGFQRETSALHNRAAGSRGTECEMLFRHGTHAEEPEVFAAKLLQPQKFSKDTLPQVVDMFTKEIVNLAHCQCPGVVRVEEIVEGAEGWLVVQEYLDGGTLWCDQVCRDEDDAFLHFIQLVQAVLLLQEKNIVHRDLKPTNVLRCKKDKRVLLADFGWSERVDRCQHSQVEWPGTLEINPPEVINCTGPLTERIDNYALGMALMFFLSGRFICRQKGFDATSAAPFVLRTVHQVRSSGPPANFQGPPEAWTLFLGLTAPDPSRRWSLNRVLSHSWVQQKLVQLAPRAHLWHPRVCRLVFQLTRVFADRPTCSGPSRNSYAEQERGAMTPRSYENEFAYRNACMRNSCNGIYPVGGMVEVGGNRRVRATECAFCPPCGITGCTGRPCLKFFMQNRVVSKDDYNKLQTSVGAEAHPAADCQRTSARSTAGSLPTPYEIMLSTDEWKAATLRRRFSAPTLQAFHPFMRFVPRPPPGLAGPQQHQATGGGHRASGQRSANQASDAEYVTPSQTGDSNCAEAKENLRFSVSYAGAAGQSRGTSDCKTDRCSTLPGDAWDLFEQRPEFMGHWKALQQDQNSFQQHENVLSQRQQKRQLQHSHQRQQLTAQCPRSRAGAHRVYHYLRQPQDNPSLRDGWEEKMRSERRTHALGEMGEAPGRGPLQSRRVPSSPSDGRLTQSPVAGDAATLPGNCHQKMHGKLQKYRRGVSHGGTPLQFVTETHAETREETHESATRTMALLEYRQALCRRMEENFDTSSGCESRREKRAALNANSEYVGVIRGQRPCHATPTGAEVPQDASQSPQHAERESSASLPSSLNSKDKAFANGFPRGDASPPPSVRRSSAGHPISESPQSQESVLTQLAPSGACDPSVRPGGASRSGSREEGRLIRTAAQRCLPSRLSFESPLADEPTGPKRTDPPAAGVPLVSSASFCARAGRDTGSRGAFSPQNNRTEEASCGFVERDPAPQVGGTSVDASLKNVQGGGYRRVKTFVPPFSFGDTQVPFFQLQRMPQQATAAYATPLALANGTAGKSGWWRTGATRQFTLGKTTPRPEPPCDGVSPKLPRTLCGGCVSRDSAGSEGCAESGSHRLSRLPDQALGEPRSAGDPPSDVSVGKDCCIHETPREKTEGCSQGTTHGHLQTIVYGNSGAFVGPETGSPRAESRRVSFSGCSPRGPPGGDNSRPQGSEVEKRGKVLSPASASGYGRSSTGAGGGGVADAETVGRLDARHLRELQHNAKFGYGGNAKNGTVSPSGNTHHKEATRGSDPDLAEAAAMMNRDSQGTMAIAGTLTFGGVSPRRNSNGGIPSPTGVHKPSEAAQRKVPGYGETTTTSVLRLVHRSSLPMYNEAILPDGRSPRGAGCSSVMSGEAKVSVNNAHSQEEPWISCLMRNCRGLVQQQMPYPAATETQEMQSQCGLQNDVDTSRRLHADWTGDLRSAGGSGKSGLRTQMLPAQLVLREVQGGGVPESCILQRDLHAFRQRLLQARRPAFHESPHTRGIYEQGAGESEADAASFLQRFVFHLLESGGDLQGRALGPQSATKPLKASVLPLASGVAPFDRRDDMLRMDYRGTGGASAVNAEIFYGDVGSGLRGPGHDEFLLLSSSGGACLKTSPSEAQQLVQMIESTATVKRCAFEGLLEVPSCAGATTTATTTGPGTGTLPASSPGAGEDSLDSGWGFQGLEGEDEPTAFRPESPVCTPIQ, encoded by the exons ATGAATTATTATACTTTCGAGAACTCGTCCGATGCGGCAGCGGCTTCGGCTGCAGCCGCTGTGCCTCCAGCCCCATCCACAAGAGGGACATTACCTAATGGCGTGGCTTCCGTCCCGCGCGGGGACATTAGGCTGTGCTTGCCTGACACGCTCCCTAACGACATTCCAATCCGTAGAACTACCAAGAGTTGCTTCGAAGGCTACCGCGTGCTCGAATCAATCGGTGCCGGTACCTATGCACACGTCTGGAAGGTCGCGCGAACTGGCATTTCGAAGGTAGTGAAAGATGACACCGGACACGGAGgtttccagagagagacatcaGCTCTTCACAACAGGGCTGCTGGCAGTCGCGGAACGGAGTGTGAGATGCTTTTCCGGCACGGCACCCACGCTGAAGAACCCGAGGTTTTTGCAGCAAAGCTACTTCAGCCGCAAAAGTTTTCGAAAGATACGCTTCCCCAGGTCGTGGATATGTTTACAAAAGAGATTGTGAACCTCGCCCACTGCCAGTGCCCCGGCGTCGTCCGTGTTGAAGAGATTGTCGAAGGAGCTGAAGGCTGGCTAGTCGTACAAGAGTATCTCGACGGAGGCACGCTGTGGTGCGACCAAGTTTGCAGGGACGAAGATGACGCGTTCCTCCACTTCATTCAGCTGGTTCAGGCAGTACTGCTTctgcaggagaagaacatcGTCCACAGAGACCTGAAACCTACTAACGTTCTTCGATGCAAAAAGGACAAACGCGTGTTACTTGCGGACTTCGGCTGGTCAGAGCGAGTCGACCGGTGTCAACACAGTCAAGTGGAGTGGCCAGG AACCCTCGAGATTAACCCACCAGAAGTCATCAATTGCACCGGACCATTGACGGAGCGCATCGACAATTATGCCCTCGGGATGGCTCtgatgttttttctttcgggACGTTTCATCTGCCGCCAAAAGGGTTTTGACGCAACCAGTGCTGCTCCGTTTGTCCTTCGTACGGTTCACCAAGTGCGGTCTTCTGGCCCGCCTGCGAACTTCCAAGGTCCGCCAGAAGCCTGGACTCTCTTCCTAGGCCTCACTGCGCCCGACCCCTCAAGACGCTGGTCCCTAAATCGCGTGCTTTCCCATTCCTGGGTCCAGCAGAAACTAGTTCAGTTGGCGCCTCGTGCGCATCTGTGGCATCCTCGCGTTTGCCGGCTAGTGTTTCAACTTACCCGAGTGTTCGCGGATCGACCCACTTGCAGCGGTCCTTCCCGTAACTCATATGCGGAGCAAGAAAGAGGCGCTATGACGCCGAGGAGTTACGAGAACGAGTTCGCGTAtagaaacgcatgcatgcgcaacAGCTGCAATGGAATCTACCCCGTCGGAGGAATGGTGGAGGTAGGAGGGAACCGGAGGGTGCGGGCGACGGAGTGTGCGTTCTGCCCCCCGTGTGGAATCACAGGTTGTACTGGACGGCCGTGCCTCAAATTTTTTATGCAGAATCGAGTTGTCTCTAAGGACGACTACAACAAGCTGCAAACTTCTGTAGGGGCTGAAGCTCACCCAGCGGCCGACTGTCAGAGAACCAGTGCGCGCTCAACAGCCGGCTCCCTGCCAACGCCGTACGAGATCATGCTTAGCACGGACGAATGGAAGGCTGCGACTTTGAGGCGCCGCTTCAGCGCCCCAACCCTGCAGGCATTCCACCCCTTCATGCGGTTTGTGCCGAGGCCCCCGCCTGGATTGGCAGGACCTCAGCAGCATCAAGCAACCGGGGGCGGGCATCGAGCGTCGGGTCAGAGATCTGCAAATCAGGCGAGCGACGCAGAGTACGTGACCCCATCTCAGACGGGTGACTCCAACTGCGCcgaggcgaaagaaaaccTGCGATTTTCTGTGTCTTACGCGGGCGCGGCCGGACAAAGTCGAGGCACATCCGACTGTAAAACCGATAGGTGCTCGACGCTTCCGGGGGACGCGTGGGACCTGTTTGAGCAGAGGCCGGAGTTCATGGGACACTGGAAAGCGTTACAACAAGACCAGAACTCGTTCCAACAACACGAGAATGTGCTCTCTCAACGACAGCAGAAGCGCCAGCTGCAGCACTCACATCAGAGACAGCAGCTAACGGCACAGTGCCCTCGTTCAAGGGCCGGTGCACACAGAGTCTACCACTACTTAAGGCAGCCACAGGACAACCCGTCACTGCGTGATGGGTGGGAGGAAAAGATGCGCTCGGAGAGgcggacgcatgcactgggaGAGATGGGGGAAGCTCCAGGGCGGGGGCCGCTCCAGAGCCGGCGTGTCCCATCATCTCCAAGTGACGGGCGGCTCACGCAGTCTCCGGTTGCCGGGGATGCGGCGACCTTGCCTGGAAATTGTCACCAGAAGATGCACGGGAAACTCCAGAAGTATCGGAGGGGTGTCAGCCACGGAGGGACCCCTCTCCAGTTTGTCactgaaacgcatgcagagacgcgagaagaaacacacgaaTCTGCGACGAGGACCATGGCTCTGCTGGAGTACCGGCAAGCCCTTTGCAGACGAATGGAGGAAAATTTTGACACATCGAGTGGGTGCGAATCGcgccgagaaaaacgagctgCCTTAAATGCTAATAGTGAATACGTCGGAGTCATTCGAGGGCAGCGTCCTTGTCATGCAACGCCAACGGGGGCAGAAGTGCCCCAGGACGCATCTCAGTCACCGCAGCACGCGGAGCGCGAGTCTTCGGCatctcttccgtcttctctaAATTCCAAGGATAAAGCGTTTGCGAACGGATTTCCGCGGGGTGACGCCAGTCCACCTCCGAGCGTACGGCGATCGTCAGCGGGCCATCCAATATCGGAATCCCCGCAAAGTCAAGAGTCCGTGCTCACGCAGCTGGCTCCCAGTGGAGCCTGCGATCCGTCAGTCCGTCCAGGTGGAGCTTCGCGCTCTGGctcgcgagaggaaggccgaCTTATCAGGACCGCAGCTCAAAGGTGTCTTCCATCAAGACTGTCTTTCGAGTCGCCTCTTGCAGATGAACCTACCGGACCCAAGCGAACCGATCCTCCAGCAGCGGGAGTGCCTCTCGTGagttctgcgtctttctgtgCGCGTGCCGGTCGGGACACCGGTTCTAGAGGAGCCTTTTCCCCTCAAAACAACAGGACCGAGGAAGCCTCTTGTGGCTTCGTTGAACGGGATCCAGCGCCTCAGGTAGGCGGAACATCGGTGGACGCCAGCCTCAAAAACGTACAAGGTGGCGGCTACCGCCGCGTCAAGACTTTCGtacctcctttctccttcggaGATACGCAAGTGCCATTTTTTCAGTTGCAGCGAATGCCTCAACAGGCGACGGCAGCTTATGCAACTCCTCTAGCCCTGGCCAACGGGACTGCGGGTAAGAGTGGTTGGTGGCGAACAGGGGCGACACGCCAGTTCACTCTGGGGAAAACGACGCCTCGCCCAGAGCCGCCCTGCGACGGCGTGTCCCCGAAACTGCCTCGCACTCTCTGTGGAGGCTGTGTCTCTCGAGACAGCGCGGGAAGCGAGGGATGCGCAGAATCTGGTTCACATCGCCTCAGTCGGCTTCCTGACCAAGCATTAGGGGAGCCGAGAAGTGCCGGTGACCCTCCGTCGGACGTAAGCGTAGGGAAGGACTGCTGTATTCACGAAACtccacgagagaagacagaagggTGTTCGCAAGGTACAACGCACGGGCATTTGCAGACAATTGTATACGGCAACAGTGGTGCTTTTGTCGGGCCTGAGACAGGCAGTCCGCGGGCTGAGTCGCGCCGTGTCTCCTTCAGTGGGTGCTCTCCACGAGGGCCACCTGGGGGAGACAACTCTCGACCGCAAGGCAGCGAGGTtgagaagaggggaaaagtATTGTCGCCTGCTTCAGCTTCTGGCTACGGGAGGTCCTCAACCGGTGCCGGTGGGGGCGGGGTCGCAGACGCCGAGACAGTGGGCCGGCTGGATGCACGCCACTTGAGGGAGTTGCAGCACAACGCGAAGTTCGGGTACGGTGGAAATGCGAAGAACGGTACTGTGTCGCCCAGCGGCAACACACACCACAAAGAGGCTACGAGAGGATCGGATCCGGATCTCGCAGAAGCGGCTGCCATGATGAACAGGGACAGCCAGGGCACCATGGCTATCGCTGGAACGTTGACGTTCGGCGGCGTGTCTCCCAGACGAAACAGCAACGGAGGCATTCCGTCGCCAACAGGGGTGCACAAGCCGTCAGAGGCAGCGCAGCGAAAGGTCCCGGGATACGGCGAGACAACCACCACATCTGTTTTGAGGCTGGTTCACAGATCGTCGCTCCCGATGTACAATGAGGCCATTCTTCCTGATGGACGGTCCCCGCGTGGAGCAGGCTGCTCGAGTGTCATGAGTGGCGAGGCAAAAGTCAGCGTGAACAATGCTCATAGCCAAGAGGAGCCGTGGATATCTTGCCTCATGCGGAACTGTCGCGGGCTCGTGCAACAGCAGATGCCGTATCCAGCAGCCACGGAAACGCAGGAGATGCAGAGTCAGTGCGGGCTTCAAAATGACGTAGATACCTCTCgaaggctgcatgcagactggACAGGCGATCTGAGGAGCGCAGGAGGAAGCGGCAAATCAGGACTCCGCACGCAGATGCTTCCCGCGCAGCTGGTACTGAGAGAAGTTCAGGGAGGCGGCGTGCCGGAGTCATGCATCTTGCAGCGGgacttgcatgcgttccgcCAGCGATTGCTCCAGGCGAGGCGCCCGGCTTTTCACGAGAGTCCACACACTCGGGGAATCTATGAGCAAGGGGCTGGCGAATCGGAGGCGGACGCCGCCTCCTTTTTACAGCGCTTTGTATTTCATCTGCTCGAGTCCGGTGGGGATCTGCAAGGGCGTGCATTGGGACCCCAGAGCGCGACGAAGCCTCTGAAGGCCAGCGTGCTCCCTCTGGCGAGCGGCGTAGCGCCTTTTGACCGTCGAGACGACATGCTTCGCATGGACTATAGGGGGACTGGCGGAGCCTCCGCAGTGAACGCGGAGATCTTTTACGGCGACGTTGGCTCGGGTTTGCGGGGCCCTGGTCATGATGAGTTTCTTTTGCTGTCGTCGTCTGGAGGAGCCTGTTTGAAAACGAGCCCTTCAGAAGCGCAGCAGCTTGTGCAAATGATAGAATCCACGGCAACTGTCAAGCGGTGCGCGTTTGAGGGGCTCCTTGAGGTCCCGTCCTGTGCTGGCGCCACGACGACGGCGACAACGACCGGCCCAGGCACGGGGACGTTGCCAGCGTCGTCGCCAGGCGCTGGCGAAGACAGCCTAGACAGCGGCTGGGGCTTCCAAGGACTCGAGGGCGAAGACGAGCCTACGGCATTCCGGCCTGAATCTCCCGTTTGCACCCCGATTCAGTAG